The Syntrophaceae bacterium genomic interval GAGCCGGTCGACCTCCTGGATCAGGATGTCCGCGGTGCCGCGATCTTCCGGAACGTCCCGGTAGCGCTCCCGGAAGTACGTGGCGAATCCCTTGATGGAGCTCAGAGGGTTGCGGATTTCATGGGCCACGCCGGCGGCCAGGCTGCCCAGGGACGCCAGGCGCTGGCTCCGGACGACTTCTTCCTTGAGCTGACGCATTTCCGCGATGTCCCGGAACAAAAGAATGGATCCGAGCGGCGTGCCTTCTTCCGATTCCAGGGTTGTGGCCAGGGCCTCCAGGGGAAGGGTGCGGCCGTCCTCCATCTGGCATTCCAGTTCCTTCTCGAGGGTTTTCCCGCTTTCCCGCAACTCCGTCAGCAGATCCCGCAGGCACTGGGGGAGGATTTCCCGGGCCGGTCGGCCGTCCACCCCGCCTGGGGCGAGGCCGAGGATGTCCTCGGCCGATCGGTTGCAGGCGGCGATGAGGCCGTCGTTTCCAACGGCGATGAGACCGATGGGCATGTGCTCCACGAGCCGGTCCGAGAAGGCTTTGATCCGGGATAACGACTGCCGTGTCGTCCGCCATTCCTGCACGATGAAGAGGATCAGAAATCCGGCGCATCCGATCAGGAGGAAAAGAGCGCCCTGGGCGATCGACTGGTTTCTCTGCCGTTTCCGGATATCCTCGAGAGGCGTCGTGTCCAGACCGACAAAAACGATCAGCTGCCGGATCGTCTCCGGGCTCACCGGAGGAGAAATCCGTCCCCCCGGCCCGAAGGGAGGGCGGCCGGCGGCCGGCGAAAACCCGCGGTAGACCTCGAAGCTGTCTTCGCCGCCGGGATTCGGGACCCGTCGCCAGCGGACCTGCCTGGAGCGGGCGATCTCCTTGAGATCCAGGTCGGTTCCATAGGGACGGCCCACCGACGAGGGGTCGCTGTCCGCCAGGATCGTACCTTCGCCGTCCACGACGACCATATAGTCGACCCCTTTCTGCTGGGCCGTTTCGATGAGCAGCTTCTGCAGCTCCAGGTAGCCCCAGCTGTGCAGGCCCAGGCCCGTTCGTGCTCCCGCCTCGTAGGAGCGGATCAGGGCTTCTCCCTTCTCCATGAGGAGCTGGTTCATGAATGCCTCATGGCGGGTCATGCTTGTCAGGGCCATCCAGCTGTACAGGGGGGCAAGAATGGCGGCGGCGCCGAGGATGACCCAGGGCGAGAAACCGGCCCAGGAAAATTTTCCGAAGGAGAAGCGAGCGGGTTTTGTCTGTTTCGTCCGGACCTTCATGAGCAAACGCCATCATGGGGTGGATAGTTAGTATCCAAGCGGATACCACAGGCGGTTATTCTGTATCCACCTTTTTTCTCGTTCGTGCGCCGGGCAGGGGAATGGAGGACCTTTGTTTTTTAGAAGCATAATGGAATCGAGTAATTGTGTTGCACGTGCGGGGTTGGCACAGCCGTTGCTCTTAATCCCCACAAAAGGGAAACAACACGACACGGCAAAGAATTCAAATTCGGAAAGAGCAATACAGAAAGGAGATCCAAAAATGAAAGGCAAGACATGGATGACAACGGTGGCAATTCTGGCTGTTGTCCTGATGGCGACCACGACCTGGGCCTATGGCCCGGGCGGAGGAAGAGGCTGGGGGAGAGGCCCCTGTTACAACGCCGCTGACGTCGGCGGTCCGGTTGGCCTGAACCTGACGGCGGATCAGAACGAGAAGGTCCGGGCCCTGCGGGTGGCCCACCAGAAGGAAGTCCAGCCCCTCCAGGCGGCGATGTTCGAGAAGCGGGGAGAACTCCGGAACCTCTGGCTCGAGACGACCCCGAACGAGGAGAAGATCCTGAAAGTGAACAGAGATATCGATTCCATCAAGGCCCAGTTGAATGAAAAGGCCACGAAACACCGCCTCCAGATGCTGAATGTCCTGACACCCGAACAGAAGGCCCAAATCCAGTCGCGCGGTCCCGGATTCGTCCGCGGATTCGGCCCGGGAGCGGGAG includes:
- a CDS encoding PAS domain S-box protein yields the protein MKVRTKQTKPARFSFGKFSWAGFSPWVILGAAAILAPLYSWMALTSMTRHEAFMNQLLMEKGEALIRSYEAGARTGLGLHSWGYLELQKLLIETAQQKGVDYMVVVDGEGTILADSDPSSVGRPYGTDLDLKEIARSRQVRWRRVPNPGGEDSFEVYRGFSPAAGRPPFGPGGRISPPVSPETIRQLIVFVGLDTTPLEDIRKRQRNQSIAQGALFLLIGCAGFLILFIVQEWRTTRQSLSRIKAFSDRLVEHMPIGLIAVGNDGLIAACNRSAEDILGLAPGGVDGRPAREILPQCLRDLLTELRESGKTLEKELECQMEDGRTLPLEALATTLESEEGTPLGSILLFRDIAEMRQLKEEVVRSQRLASLGSLAAGVAHEIRNPLSSIKGFATYFRERYRDVPEDRGTADILIQEVDRLNRVITQLLEFARPMTLQRVPVSIGEAAERALRVIAGEIREKNIAVEIRIPSDLPAVTADPDRLHQVFLNLYLNALAAMKPGGILTTAAAADPEGAVRVRIADTGAGIPVEDLLRVFDPYYTTKPSGTGLGLAIVHKIVEAHGGDIRLESEPGRGTTVTFRIPGRKET
- a CDS encoding Spy/CpxP family protein refolding chaperone; its protein translation is MKGKTWMTTVAILAVVLMATTTWAYGPGGGRGWGRGPCYNAADVGGPVGLNLTADQNEKVRALRVAHQKEVQPLQAAMFEKRGELRNLWLETTPNEEKILKVNRDIDSIKAQLNEKATKHRLQMLNVLTPEQKAQIQSRGPGFVRGFGPGAGAGCDGWGPDRGQGRGMGPRGW